A window of Clostridioides sp. ES-S-0010-02 genomic DNA:
CAGCCGACAATAGTGAGCAGGCTATGGAAAGAACATTAGAAGGATTCAGAGGATTTACGTCATGTCTAAATGGTGCTAAGGAAAAAGGTATAGTGTATGGCATAGGAGCTTGGCATGTAGGTGACATCAAAGAAAGTGTAGCAATGAATCATGCCTATGAAATGGGCAAGTCAGTGTAGTGAAGAGAGATTTTTAAGAGTATCAGATTTACTAAATTTTATTGATAGAGTGAGTTCAGAATAATCTAGACAAAATAATCTTGATAAAATAAATAGTAGACTAAAATGTATTCTACCATTTAGAGGCTGTAAGTAGATTTGTGTAAAACAAATTTACCTACAGCTTTTTGTTGTATATAATTGGTAAACTAGATAATTAGTTTTTTCATCCATAGCATCAGTCTTCATATTTTATTATCATATCATAAATATAAATACTAATTTTATAAAGTGAATAAATTATAAAATAAATATAAATAAATTATATATAAAATATAAACGTTTTATAAACAAATCAACTACTGATAAGATGAATTTTAATGATAGTATAGGAGTTACAGGAAGTATATGATTATAGTTAAAATGCACTTATTCCTGTAAATACAAACAATTTAAATTTTAAAAGGAGGAATTAATCATGGCAATTGAAACTAAAACTCCAGACTGGGTTAATGTGCTGGAACTAAACAGTGAAATAGACATTACTGGAAAAAAAGATGTAAGTGATATGATACAAGAAATTGTTTCTGATGAATCATTAAAGGATTCCGTTATATATTTTCCAAATGGTGACTATTTATTTGAAAAAGGTATCAAAATTAGCCAACAAATAACACTTCAAGGAAATTCTTATTATGGGGGAGATGTTCCAGAATTAAGTGAAAGTGAAGAAGATAAAAAAACATTCATAGGAGCAACAAATTTTATAACTAGAGGCGTTTCTAATATGAGTATCATTACATTAGCAGAGAAAAATCAAACTGTAAAGAATATTAACTTTTACTATGATAATCGCGAAAAAAATAAATTACCTGAAGATGTATCTGCTATAACAGAAGGAGAAGGAGTACAAGGTCTATCACATTTTGAACATCTATATATTTCTGGATTTTCAGGAACAGGAATAGAAATTCCACTTTATGCTACTGCAAATGATATTACTGTTACTTCATGTGGTCTTGGTATAAAACTTGGAGAAAAATCAATGCTTTCTAGTAGTAAGATTTATGGATGTAAAAAAGGAATGGAAATTACAACTGGTGTCAGCTTAAACAACATAAGAATAGAAGACATTCAAGAAGTAGGTATTGATAATAAAGGGCTTGGTTTCAATCTTATTATGAATCTTGCAGTTGATAAATGTGGATACTGCGGATTTATGTTTGAAAAAATGTCTCATAGCCAGATAACTGCAAGATTTACTAACTGTAGCCAATATTATAAAAATGTTGACTATGATACTTATAAGAATCTTCCAGACAAAAAAGAAGAGGCTTATTCTATATTCTATGGAGACACTTTAGATAACTGCAATATTGTATTGGTAAATAATAATGTTGATACTCTAGAAAATGGTTTAGAGCGTAAAATACATGTAATTAAAGCAAATGATACTAAAAATGTAACTCTAGAATGTGATGCTGAGGCTGATAATTTTATACAATGTGCAAAAGGAAACTTATTATTAGAAAATGGTAGGAATACTTATAAGTTCTATGATGGTGAGATTTGTTCTGTAGGTGGAGTTCAAATTGCTTATACTCATAAAGATCAAGGTGATTTTATTAGAATAATTGACAATACACTTAGTATAAGAAATAATGCACAGGATTTAATAGTACCTAGATTAAGAAAGAACACTGTTATATCTTCAATATTAGATTCAGAAGAAGAAATAAGTAAGTTGCATAGTGGAACATGGGAACAAATTGGTGTAAAAACAGTTAATGGACAGCCTATGTACTATTATAAAAAAATAGAAGATTAGTTTCAAAATGAGGAGGTAGTGAATTATGGGAGAACCTATAATAATTAAAGAAACAGATGGATGGATTAATGTTTTAGATTATGGAGTTTGTAATAATGAAAAAGAAGATGTAAGTTCTAGAGTACAAGAAATCATAAAGGCTGCACCAGAAGATTCTATTATATATTTTCCAAGTGGGAAGTACTTATTTACAAGCGGTATAGAGATTAACAAACGATTAACACTATGTGGAGATACCTATTTTAGGTCAAATAATGCAGGTAATCCAGCTTTTAATTCAGGGGCAACACAATTCTCTTGTAACTTTGATAAAAAAAAGATAGAAGAGGGTAAAATAGAAAGTTTCGCAGTGATAACAGTAAAGGGTGTAAAACATTGTATTAAAAGTATTTCTTTCCAATCAGATAGCTGCTATAGACCTAGCGATAAAGTTGATAATACTCATAACCCTCCTGCAAATGGAGAACCAGGACTTCATCATAAAATAATTTTAACATATGAAGGAAAATATATATCAGCAATTGTGTGTGATAATGTATCAGAAGGATCTGGTCATTATGAGAATCTAGACTTTGGTGGTTTTGCTGAAATTGCACTTGAAATGCCTAATAATTCTACAGCAAATGATATTACTATTTTTACATGTAATCGTGGGATTAGTGCAGGAGAAAATTCAATAATTACTAATGGAAAGACTTGGGGATGTACTTATGGAATGAAAATTTCTACTGGAACATTTATAAATGGTATGAGAGTAGAAGAAGTTGGTAAAGTTGCTATTGACAGTATTGGTAAGGGCTCAAACTTTATAACAAATATTACAATTGACCAATGTGGCTATTGTGGATTCAAGTTTAATTCAATATCTAATACCCAAATATCAGGAAATATCTCAAGATGTGGACAATATTATTTTAATTTTAGCTATGAGGATTATTTAAAGTTAAATGATAAAGATAGAATTGAAGAAGCATATTCTTTGTTATATGGAAATTCAATAGAATCAAGTAATATAACAATAACAAATAATAACACAGACTATTGGGAAGATGGTGGGGATGTTAAAGATGAAAATGGTAATACCAAGTTTAAGGAACATAAGATATATCTTATAAAAGCATTTGAAACCAAAAATGTATTATTAAGATGCACTATAGATGCTACTGATATGGTTCTTGAATCAGAAAAAGGAAATTTGATATACAATAACAAAGGACAAACAGTTATATTCCATGATGGGGAACTTAGTAGTGTCAATGGTATTGGCATATCTGAAGAAGATTATGGTGATAAAATCAAGATAAAAAAAGGCGATATGTATATAAATGATAATATGAAGATGTATAGCCCACAGATAAATGACATCCTGACAACAGGAAATAATACAAGTGATACAGTTGCTACCTATTATGGTGGAAAATGGGAGAAAGTTGGCGAAAAAGTAGAGCTTGGAACGACGGTACGATATCATAAAATGATAGAGAAATAAGTAAATAATATTCTAGTATTAAATAAGAAAGGAATAGATAATATTATGGAAGAAATTAAAAATAAAAAATGGATTAATGTGTTAGAAAGAGAGCCTAAGATTAAAAACGATGGTTCGGATGATGTAGGACCTTTTATACAGAAAATTATTAATGAAACAGAGTTTTGTGTTTTGTATTTCCCAAAAGGTAAATACTTATTTAAAACTGGTATCACGATTGATAAAGAAATAACCTTACATGGAGATTCTGATTCATCAACACCTGCTACACAATTTATAACACATGGAATTCCTAATATGAGTATTATCACATTGACAAAAAGAAAACAATGTATTAAAAATATAAGTTTTTATTCTGATAGCTGTGATGTACTCGTTAATGATGAACCTCCAACAAAGGGTAACCCAGATTATCATTATAAGATTGAAACTAAACTAGAGGGTGTGTCAGCGATTAAGACTGATGATATAGGTAATACCGAGAGAGGTCTAGGTCATTATGAAAATCTTTATATAAGTGGTTTTTCAGATATAGGAATTCAGATACCATATTATTCAATTTCAAGTGACATTACAGTTTCATCTTGTGGATTAGGTGTTGATACAGGTACTGATGTAATTATTTCCAATAGTAGAATATCCAAATGTAAAAATGGAATGAGAATTAGAACTGGTACTAGTATAAATAATGTAAGGATTGAGAAAATACAAGAAGTTGGTCTAGAAAGTAGTCGAGTTAAAAACCTTGAAGGATATGGTAGTTATAAAATCAATAATATTACAATCGATCAATGCGGACATTGTGGTTTTGCATTTGGTACGGTGATAGATTCTTATATATCTGGGATTATAAGAAGATGTGGTCAGTATTATTATAATACAGATTATGATACTTATTTAAATATGGAAAATAGGAAAGAAGATGCATATTCATTATTCTATGGAGATAGTCTTAAGAATTGCCATGTTAATTTGATTAGTGATAATAAGGATAATTGGGATGATGGATTAGAATATAAACATAAAGTTTATGTATTTAAAACTACCTATATGGTAAAATCTACATTGAAATGTAACATATATGCTCATGATTATATAATAAAAGCAGCAAATGGCGGTGGAAATTTAAGATTACAAAATAACTTCAATGATTATATATTTATTGATTCCTCTAGCCCAGAAATTGCTAATGGGATTAGCACAATGTCGCACCACGAAAACGGAAACTTATTACTATTAAACAGTGGTAAGTTGAAATTTGGAGATGTTGATAAGAAAAATGACATATTTAAATCCAATCCTGGTTTGATTGTTAAATCAACAGAGTCAGATATTTGTCAGATAATACATACCTATGGAGACTATTGGGAAAAACTTGGTTCTGAGCTTATAGGAAAAGAAACTGTGTATTATTATAAATACATTTCTGAAAATCCATTATAAATAGCATAAAGAAATGAATCCTGTTATAGGGATTCATTTCTTTATGTAAAATATTTTATAATAAATTTTTAGTCTATATCAAGCATTTTTAAGTACTTTTCATTAACTTTATATACATCATTTTTTCTAGATAAAATCTCTATTTCTTCAAGGTTCTTAAACACTTTCATTAACTAGTCAACTAATTCGATTTCCTCTATTCCAGCCTTTAAGTATCTACTTTTATTATTTTTAATATAGTTTTCTAATGTCATAGGATAGTTATCTTTACTACAAATATATTTTAATATATGTTCTTCTGTTGCTGATAGAGTAATATCATTTTCAAATAACTCCTTAAGCTTATGTATCTAAAACTTATTATATGATAAAGTCGATATCGAAATGTAACGTAGATGCTTATGATTATATAATAGAAGCAGTACATGAAGATGGGAATTTAAGATTACAAAATAACTTTAATGGCTATATAGTAAAAGCAATACATAAAGGCTATAATTAGATTTACAGAAAAGTAAATTTATCCACAGCCTTTTGGTATACACAGTTTTTCAATATGCACAGAATTTTGATATACATACAAATCTATGCACATTTTTATCATTTATTTGATATCTAAATTTATATGTGTTTTAGTAGTTGTTTTGGTTTTAATAGTTAGTAGCATATTAAACAGATTTCTGCATAATATCATTCTCTTTACTAATTAACTTTTTTAGATTTTTCCAATCTATTTCTTCCATATTAGCAAAATAATGTCCACTTCCTACACAAGTTATATAGGACTTGCCATCTAATTCAAATGAAGAACCACCAATACATTTTGGATTACATTTTTTACAAGTACGAGTTTTTGTAATACTATCTTTAATAGTTTTAGAACATTCCTCCACAGTATCTCTATATGTATTTAGATTATAAAGGTTTGCTTTAACTCTCCATTTTTTCTCATTACATTCAATAGTAAATAGACTACGCTTTGGTTTTTTAGTTGAATATAATATACGATAAGAGCGAGCTCCTGTTCGTGGTTCAATCTTGCAATCGAGTGATTGACCAAGCTTATGAAAATCATAAGCAATATTATAATCTTTCCCACTTAGTACTTTTAGCATTTCTTCTGTTGTTTCTGCTGTTAATGGACTTTTGTTCATAATTAAAAACCCCCTATATAAATAAAAATTTTGCATATAAATAGTAGCTTTATATACAAATAAAAACTAATAATAGTATAGTCAATCAAGTTATCAAAATCAATAAAATAGCTGTAATCTTACATTATTAGGCATGAAATGAGAGGTATTGTTTTGTAGAGGTAAAGACTTAATAGTATGAAAATTCACTCAAACATGGTACAATTCTATAAAAGATTTAAAAAATAAGAAGGGAGAAAGTTGCTGAAATAATCTTATACTTTACTTATATTTTATAAAATAAACGTATATCTTATAAAATAAATGGGGTCATTAAAAAATAGTTTTGTAAGTTTTCAGCAGCAGTAGTGGAATGATAATTTTTTGGTTACTATTATACTTGGCTATTATATTTTCAATAGGTTCTATGATAACAAAAGTAAATAAGGTCTGGATTAAAGTGTTGCTATTTGTAGCAGTAGGATTGTCAACCATAGTTCTTTCATACATGATAGCATAATAACTTAAAGCTTTAGAACTATTTAAATAAAATTCGCAAATTCTCAAAACAAGAATTCTCAAGTTGGTAAAATTCCAGATATGAGAAAAAAATTAGTACTATAAAAAAACTATTTTCGGATTATTTTTTATGGAAAGGTTTCAATTTAGGTGTTTTAAGTGGTTCCATAAAGTTTTATGAATAAAAAGAAATTGGCATGCTAATTGCTTTAATAAATATTAACATGAACACAAATAAATATAATAATCTGAGTATTGATTATTTGAAACTTTGGACTTGATTTCTTGTCTAGAGGTTCATATTAATATTGGTGTTTAGGAAATTTTATTTTCCTGTAAATATAACTTAATAATAGGAGGTGAAATCATGTCAAAAGTAGTAATAGCTACAGAGAAAGCTCCAGGAGCAATTGGACCATATTCTCAAGCAATACAAGTTGGAAATATAGTTTCTACATCAGGTCAACTTCCAATAGACATGAAGACAGGCGAGTTAGTATCTGACCCAAAAGAAGCAACAAAAGCTTCTTTAGACAATGTAAAAGCAATACTAGAACAAGCTGGTACAACTATGGATAAAGTATTTAAAACTACAGTTTTCGTAAAAGATTTAAAAGATTTTAATGATATTAACGAAGTGTACGCTACATATTTTAAAGAAAATCCACCAGCAAGATCATGTGTACAAGTTGCTCAATTACCAAAAGATGCAGTTTTAGAAATTGAAGCAATGGCAGTATTATAATAATAAAACCAATGACAAAACTAATGAAAATTAAAAACTAATAAAAAAAGTCTACAATTAAAAAGTTTATATTAAAAAAGTCTATATAAAAATCTATCTAAATATTTAACTATTGAGCTTTTCTTATATAACATATATTTTTGTGCCAAAAATATATTTGTTATAGGAGGAAAGCTTTTTTTATTTTATTATTTGTGTATTATAATTAAAGTAATCCTAATATAAAACAATCTTTTTATAATTATTATTATGTATTTCAATGTAAATATATAAATAAGTAATGTTTTATATATATTTTAAAAATTAACTATATGTTAAAATATAGCTAAACTGATAATTTAGTAAATTAAATTCTAATGGGGGAAACTATGGTAAGTAAATTAAAAGAATTTCAACAGGAAATGATAAAATACACTGAAACAGTAGCTAGCGTGTTAGATGTAGATATTGAAATAGTTGATGATAGATTAATAAGAATTAGTGGCACAGGTCTGTATAAATCAAAAATAAATGAAAGCGTTGTTACTGAAGGTTTTCTTTATGATAAAGTTATACAGACAGGTCAGGAGTTAGTCGTATTAGATATATGTGATAATCAGCTTTGTATA
This region includes:
- a CDS encoding glycoside hydrolase family 55 protein yields the protein MAIETKTPDWVNVLELNSEIDITGKKDVSDMIQEIVSDESLKDSVIYFPNGDYLFEKGIKISQQITLQGNSYYGGDVPELSESEEDKKTFIGATNFITRGVSNMSIITLAEKNQTVKNINFYYDNREKNKLPEDVSAITEGEGVQGLSHFEHLYISGFSGTGIEIPLYATANDITVTSCGLGIKLGEKSMLSSSKIYGCKKGMEITTGVSLNNIRIEDIQEVGIDNKGLGFNLIMNLAVDKCGYCGFMFEKMSHSQITARFTNCSQYYKNVDYDTYKNLPDKKEEAYSIFYGDTLDNCNIVLVNNNVDTLENGLERKIHVIKANDTKNVTLECDAEADNFIQCAKGNLLLENGRNTYKFYDGEICSVGGVQIAYTHKDQGDFIRIIDNTLSIRNNAQDLIVPRLRKNTVISSILDSEEEISKLHSGTWEQIGVKTVNGQPMYYYKKIED
- a CDS encoding glycoside hydrolase family 55 protein, yielding MEEIKNKKWINVLEREPKIKNDGSDDVGPFIQKIINETEFCVLYFPKGKYLFKTGITIDKEITLHGDSDSSTPATQFITHGIPNMSIITLTKRKQCIKNISFYSDSCDVLVNDEPPTKGNPDYHYKIETKLEGVSAIKTDDIGNTERGLGHYENLYISGFSDIGIQIPYYSISSDITVSSCGLGVDTGTDVIISNSRISKCKNGMRIRTGTSINNVRIEKIQEVGLESSRVKNLEGYGSYKINNITIDQCGHCGFAFGTVIDSYISGIIRRCGQYYYNTDYDTYLNMENRKEDAYSLFYGDSLKNCHVNLISDNKDNWDDGLEYKHKVYVFKTTYMVKSTLKCNIYAHDYIIKAANGGGNLRLQNNFNDYIFIDSSSPEIANGISTMSHHENGNLLLLNSGKLKFGDVDKKNDIFKSNPGLIVKSTESDICQIIHTYGDYWEKLGSELIGKETVYYYKYISENPL
- a CDS encoding RidA family protein, which produces MSKVVIATEKAPGAIGPYSQAIQVGNIVSTSGQLPIDMKTGELVSDPKEATKASLDNVKAILEQAGTTMDKVFKTTVFVKDLKDFNDINEVYATYFKENPPARSCVQVAQLPKDAVLEIEAMAVL